The Planococcus liqunii genome includes a region encoding these proteins:
- a CDS encoding aldose epimerase family protein, which translates to MEVQQRLFGHIEGRPVTLITVRNANGFQMSCIDWGCIITEIQAPDQNGKLENVVLGFDALEEYGDNPHFLGAVAGRFAGRIKGGAFKLDGKDYQLAANANGHHLHGGTRGFSHVLWDSNVIHNGNEARIEFTYLSPDGEEGYPGNLELKVVYTLSDDANDLLIHYSAVSDQTTLVNLTNHSYFNLSGDLKEDVLNHRLVLGSSEFLELDEELIPTGEAMPVDRSVFDFREGRKIHDGTVSGDPQNLLAGCGYDHPFLLDRNQQEEIVLEHEASGRKLTVETTEPAVVLYTGNGLEGPDVYRGTKACNYLGLCLETQGLPDSIHQPHFPSAVLKKGERYTSETRYSFGVINKS; encoded by the coding sequence ATGGAAGTGCAACAGCGTTTATTCGGCCATATAGAGGGGCGTCCGGTGACTTTGATCACCGTCCGAAACGCCAACGGGTTTCAGATGTCGTGCATCGATTGGGGATGCATCATTACTGAAATTCAAGCTCCAGACCAGAACGGCAAGTTGGAAAATGTGGTCCTGGGTTTTGATGCACTCGAAGAGTACGGCGACAATCCGCATTTTTTAGGAGCGGTGGCGGGTCGTTTTGCCGGCAGAATCAAAGGCGGCGCTTTCAAGCTGGACGGCAAAGACTATCAGCTTGCGGCGAATGCCAATGGACACCATCTGCACGGCGGTACTAGAGGGTTCAGCCATGTTTTATGGGACTCGAATGTCATTCACAATGGAAATGAAGCCCGTATTGAATTTACATATTTGAGCCCGGACGGTGAAGAAGGCTATCCGGGAAATCTCGAACTGAAAGTTGTCTATACGCTTTCTGACGACGCGAATGATCTTCTCATCCACTATTCAGCAGTTTCCGACCAAACGACTTTAGTGAATCTGACCAACCACAGCTATTTCAACTTGAGCGGCGATTTGAAGGAAGATGTCTTAAATCATCGACTGGTGCTCGGCAGCAGCGAGTTTTTGGAGCTCGACGAAGAATTGATTCCGACTGGTGAAGCGATGCCGGTCGACCGCTCGGTGTTTGATTTCCGTGAAGGCCGAAAGATCCACGACGGAACGGTATCGGGCGACCCGCAAAACCTTCTGGCCGGCTGCGGCTACGACCATCCGTTTTTGCTCGACCGCAACCAGCAGGAAGAAATTGTGCTCGAACACGAAGCGAGCGGCAGGAAGCTGACCGTCGAGACGACGGAACCGGCAGTCGTGCTTTATACGGGCAATGGACTGGAAGGCCCAGACGTGTACCGCGGAACGAAAGCCTGTAATTATTTGGGGCTGTGCCTGGAAACACAGGGCTTGCCGGATTCGATTCACCAGCCGCATTTTCCTTCGGCGGTATTGAAGAAAGGTGAACGCTACACGAGCGAAACCCGCTATTCGTTTGGCGTCATCAACAAATCGTAA
- a CDS encoding ABC transporter ATP-binding protein, translating to MADLQLKNVKKVYDKGVVSVKDFNLEIRDKEFLVLVGPSGCGKSTTLRMIAGLEDISEGDLFIGGKRVNDLSPADRDIAMVFQNYALYPHMSVYDNMAFALKLRKLKKPEIKERVDNAAKILGLEEYLTRKPKALSGGQRQRVALGRAIVRDAEVFLMDEPLSNLDAKLRVQMRAEIQKLHRRLQTTTVYVTHDQTEAMTMATRLVVMKDGVIQQVGTPKEVYDEPNNVFVGGFIGSPAMNFLTGKLEGEHFVMDTVKVQVPEAKLNLLREQGYNGKEVILGIRPEDIHDEPLFLDHSPGTKVRASIEVAELMGSEIILYSNVAGQDFIARIDARFNVEAGQTIDVAFDLNKAHFFDQETEARIK from the coding sequence ATGGCAGACTTGCAATTGAAGAACGTGAAAAAGGTATACGACAAAGGGGTAGTTTCAGTAAAAGATTTCAACCTTGAAATCCGCGACAAAGAATTCCTGGTACTGGTCGGCCCGTCCGGCTGCGGAAAATCGACGACGCTTCGCATGATTGCCGGACTCGAAGACATCTCGGAAGGCGATTTGTTCATTGGCGGAAAACGCGTCAATGACTTGTCGCCGGCAGACCGTGATATCGCAATGGTGTTCCAGAACTATGCGCTTTATCCGCATATGAGCGTGTACGACAATATGGCGTTTGCGCTGAAGCTGCGCAAATTGAAAAAGCCGGAAATCAAAGAGCGCGTGGACAACGCGGCGAAGATTTTGGGCCTGGAAGAATATTTGACGCGCAAACCGAAAGCGCTTTCTGGCGGGCAGCGCCAGCGTGTCGCTTTGGGCCGTGCAATTGTCCGCGACGCTGAAGTGTTTTTGATGGATGAGCCGCTTTCCAACTTGGATGCCAAACTTCGGGTGCAAATGCGGGCGGAGATCCAGAAACTCCACAGACGCCTGCAGACGACTACGGTCTACGTGACGCATGACCAAACAGAGGCGATGACGATGGCGACGCGCCTCGTCGTGATGAAAGACGGCGTGATTCAGCAAGTGGGGACACCGAAAGAAGTATACGATGAGCCGAACAATGTTTTTGTTGGCGGCTTTATTGGTTCGCCAGCGATGAATTTCCTCACCGGCAAGCTGGAAGGCGAACATTTTGTGATGGACACGGTGAAAGTTCAAGTGCCGGAAGCAAAATTGAATTTATTGCGTGAGCAAGGCTACAACGGAAAAGAAGTGATTCTGGGAATCCGTCCGGAAGACATCCACGATGAGCCGCTATTCCTCGATCATTCGCCGGGAACGAAAGTGCGTGCATCGATTGAAGTAGCTGAATTGATGGGCTCGGAAATCATTCTTTATTCGAATGTTGCCGGACAGGACTTTATCGCACGCATCGATGCCCGTTTCAATGTAGAAGCAGGGCAGACGATCGATGTGGCGTTTGATTTGAATAAAGCGCATTTCTTTGATCAGGAAACGGAAGCCCGCATTAAATAA
- a CDS encoding Gfo/Idh/MocA family protein, translating into MKKVRWGIISTANIAQSQLIPAIFRSNNALVEAIASRSSKVHGVAAALNIPKAYESYEELLDDPKIDAVYIPLPNHLHKEWVFKAAKKGKHILCEKPAALNANEAEEMVQVCQESNVKFMEAFMYQLHPQHARVKEIMASGEIGDIKLIRSSHSFYLENRESDIRMDKTMGGGSIYDLGCYSIQAIRHLTDAEPVEVQVVSERDSVTGVDMLSSAYLVLDNGVTAIFDCSFDMVSRNEYEVVGTKGTIKVPYAFRPDINAGMGLVIVEAAGATRQEKIYGDLYRLEVEHFSSAVLDDSELVITAESTIQNMRVIDACYKAGETGETVLAKVD; encoded by the coding sequence ATGAAAAAAGTTCGTTGGGGCATCATCAGTACAGCCAACATTGCACAGTCGCAACTGATTCCGGCAATTTTCCGGTCAAACAACGCATTAGTGGAAGCGATTGCAAGCCGCAGCAGCAAGGTCCACGGAGTGGCAGCGGCCCTAAACATACCGAAAGCATACGAAAGCTACGAAGAACTGTTGGACGACCCGAAAATTGATGCGGTTTATATTCCGCTTCCGAATCACTTACATAAAGAATGGGTTTTTAAAGCGGCTAAAAAAGGCAAGCACATCCTTTGCGAAAAGCCGGCGGCCCTAAACGCGAACGAAGCGGAAGAAATGGTCCAGGTGTGCCAGGAGTCGAACGTCAAATTCATGGAAGCGTTCATGTACCAGCTGCATCCGCAGCACGCACGCGTCAAAGAAATCATGGCTTCCGGTGAAATCGGCGACATCAAACTGATCCGCTCCAGCCATTCGTTTTATCTGGAAAACCGAGAAAGCGATATCCGGATGGATAAAACCATGGGCGGCGGTTCCATCTACGACCTTGGGTGCTATTCAATCCAGGCCATCCGTCACCTGACTGACGCCGAACCGGTGGAAGTGCAGGTCGTATCCGAAAGAGATTCGGTTACGGGTGTCGACATGCTGTCGAGTGCATACCTGGTACTTGATAACGGCGTAACCGCCATTTTTGATTGCAGTTTTGATATGGTGAGCCGGAACGAATACGAAGTGGTCGGCACAAAAGGCACCATCAAAGTGCCCTACGCGTTCCGGCCGGACATCAATGCCGGCATGGGCCTGGTGATTGTCGAAGCAGCCGGTGCAACGCGGCAGGAGAAGATTTACGGCGACCTTTACCGCTTGGAAGTGGAGCATTTTTCTTCGGCAGTGTTGGACGATTCGGAGCTTGTGATAACGGCTGAATCAACCATCCAAAATATGCGCGTCATCGATGCCTGCTACAAAGCGGGCGAAACCGGAGAGACGGTTTTGGCGAAAGTGGACTAA